The proteins below are encoded in one region of Juglans microcarpa x Juglans regia isolate MS1-56 chromosome 4D, Jm3101_v1.0, whole genome shotgun sequence:
- the LOC121261163 gene encoding U-box domain-containing protein 25, whose product MKTNQPKLKTQLFSCGFFRHCTQTVLSPTSTPHPQTFPLSSSDQPPPPPPPQLHPAPRRPSVPESSSSSSSSSTSQSFTQWRFQLPHSPILPSPPPVSEPMPEGTLPSDPVPLPALIPSSELQELFHIAELQLSTGSDQDRLAALQLLERSLVPNPPSDPECSPELMRGVVGSLKTHAGAKPATKILLALCLAEGNRHVAVEAGAVSAVVEAAPELDDAAVERALAALELMCTVPEGAAEVRAHALAVPVMVAMMGRMAARAKEYAISVLAVIYGGEGSEEQAAPAEEVARAVALALRGDCSARGRRKGAQLLKALEVEENCGAI is encoded by the coding sequence ATGAAAACTAATCAACCAAAGCTCAAGACCCAACTCTTCTCTTGTGGCTTTTTCCGCCATTGCACCCAAACCGTTCTTAGCCCCACCAGTACCCCTCACCCTCAAACCTTTCCTCTCTCGTCCTCTGATcagccgccgccgccgccgccaccACAACTCCACCCCGCACCTCGCCGTCCCTCAGTTCCGGAatcctcatcatcttcttcatcctcttcaaCCTCCCAAAGCTTCACTCAGTGGAGGTTCCAACTCCCACACTCGCCCATCCTCCCCAGCCCACCCCCCGTGTCGGAACCCATGCCAGAGGGCACCCTCCCATCCGACCCAGTTCCCCTACCAGCACTCATTCCCTCCTCCGAGCTCCAGGAGCTCTTCCACATAGCGGAGCTACAACTAAGCACTGGCTCTGATCAGGACCGGCTTGCCGCTCTCCAACTCTTGGAGCGCTCACTCGTTCCCAACCCGCCATCCGACCCGGAATGCTCGCCCGAACTCATGCGCGGAGTGGTGGGAAGTTTGAAAACCCATGCGGGTGCAAAACCCGCGACGAAGATACTACTAGCGCTCTGCTTGGCGGAGGGCAACCGCCACGTGGCGGTTGAGGCCGGGGCGGTGTCTGCGGTAGTGGAGGCTGCGCCGGAGCTGGACGATGCGGCGGTTGAGAGAGCGCTGGCGGCTCTGGAGCTGATGTGCACGGTGCCAGAGGGAGCGGCGGAGGTTCGGGCCCACGCACTGGCGGTGCCAGTGATGGTGGCCATGATGGGGAGAATGGCCGCGCGCGCCAAGGAGTACGCGATTAGTGTGCTGGCCGTGATCTACGGGGGCGAGGGGTCGGAGGAACAGGCGGCGCCAGCAGAGGAGGTGGCGCGTGCAGTGGCGTTGGCGTTGAGAGGCGATTGTAGTGCgagggggaggaggaagggggccCAGCTCTTGAAGGCGCTGGAAGTTGAAGAGAACTGTGGGGCGATCTAG